In Rutidosis leptorrhynchoides isolate AG116_Rl617_1_P2 chromosome 2, CSIRO_AGI_Rlap_v1, whole genome shotgun sequence, one genomic interval encodes:
- the LOC139888919 gene encoding uncharacterized protein has product MVPTKKVNKTPYELWHGKVPNLSYLKVWGCEAHVRQETSNKLDPRSIKCIFVGYPKDSMGYYFYNPTENKVFVSRHATFLEKEFLLNKASGSNVELEEIQEPQNITPEVGTSYQQIVEEPEQLVAQEPEWMKVSPTNYKDATLDPESKKWNEAMNEEMQSMYDNEVWDLVDLPPDSKAVGSK; this is encoded by the exons ATGGTACCAACCAAAAAGGTAAATaaaacaccatatgagttatggcatggaaaggTTCCAAATTTATCTTATTTGAAAGTTTGGGGTTGTGAAGCTCATGTTCGACAAGAAACTTCCAACAAACTTGATCCCAGATCTATCAAATGCatttttgtgggatacccaaaggattctatgggatattatttctacaaTCCTACCGAGAACAAAGTGTTTGTTTCTAGACACGCTACTTTTCTAGAAAAGGAGTTTCTATTAAATAAAGCAAGTGGGAGTAATGTagaacttgaagaaattcaagaaccacaaaATATCACACCTGAGGTTGGCACTAGCTATCAACAAATTGTTGAAGAACCTGAACAATTGGTTGCTCAGGAACCTGAA TGGATGAAAGTGAGCCCCACTAACTACAAAGATGCTACATTAGATCCTGAATCTAAGAAATGGAATGAAGCCATGAATGAAGAGATGCAGTCCATGTATGACAACGAAGTATGGGACTTAGTTGATCTACCTCCTGATAGCAAGGCTGTTGGGAGCAAAtag